One genomic window of Acidovorax radicis includes the following:
- the rsmA gene encoding 16S rRNA (adenine(1518)-N(6)/adenine(1519)-N(6))-dimethyltransferase RsmA, with the protein MKHIPRKRFGQHFLADKGIIQDIVLAIAPQPGDPMVEIGPGLAALTQPLVERVGRLTVIELDRDLALRLRLHGQLDVIESDVLKVDFTALAQAMRDKAGQPGLRLRVVGNLPYNISTPILFHLLDHVQVIQDQHFMLQKEVIDRMVARPATSDYGRLSVMLQWRYAMENVLFVPPESFDPPPRVDSAVVRMVPHAEPAPLSMPLLEELVQVAFSQRRKLLRHTLGRWLEARQFAGHFDTQRRAEEVPVSEFVALAQVCS; encoded by the coding sequence TTGAAACACATTCCACGCAAGCGTTTTGGGCAGCACTTTCTGGCTGACAAGGGCATCATTCAGGACATCGTGCTGGCCATAGCGCCGCAGCCGGGTGATCCGATGGTCGAGATCGGACCAGGCCTGGCGGCCCTCACGCAGCCGCTGGTCGAGCGCGTGGGGCGGTTGACGGTCATCGAGCTCGATCGCGATCTGGCGTTGCGCCTGCGGCTGCATGGGCAACTCGACGTGATCGAGTCGGACGTGCTCAAGGTTGACTTCACGGCGCTGGCGCAAGCGATGCGCGACAAGGCGGGGCAGCCCGGCCTGCGGCTGCGGGTGGTGGGCAATCTGCCCTACAACATCTCCACGCCCATCCTGTTCCATTTGCTGGACCACGTGCAGGTGATCCAGGACCAGCACTTCATGCTGCAAAAGGAAGTGATCGACCGCATGGTGGCCCGGCCCGCCACCAGCGACTACGGGCGCCTGTCGGTCATGCTGCAGTGGCGCTACGCGATGGAAAACGTGTTGTTCGTGCCCCCCGAGAGCTTTGACCCACCCCCGCGCGTGGACAGTGCCGTGGTGCGCATGGTGCCGCACGCGGAGCCTGCGCCTTTGTCGATGCCGCTGCTGGAAGAGCTGGTGCAGGTCGCCTTCAGCCAACGCCGCAAGCTGCTGCGCCACACGCTAGGCCGCTGGCTCGAAGCCCGTCAGTTTGCCGGCCACTTCGACACCCAGCGCCGCGCCGAAGAAGTGCCGGTGAGCGAGTTTGTGGCGCTGGCACAAGTGTGCTCATAA
- a CDS encoding ribonuclease: MLKAVATRARKAGVLWVLGVAFILCPVAGHARKPPSSSGAPASIALSELPPQGRTTYALIREGGPFPHDKDGSVFGNRERILPAQKRGYYREYTVRTPGSRDRGARRIVCGGKPRVPDACYYTGDHYASFREIVE; the protein is encoded by the coding sequence ATGCTGAAGGCTGTAGCCACCCGGGCGCGAAAAGCAGGGGTTTTGTGGGTTCTGGGTGTTGCGTTCATTTTGTGCCCGGTAGCAGGGCACGCCCGCAAACCTCCGTCTTCTAGCGGGGCGCCCGCCTCGATCGCTTTGTCCGAGTTACCGCCTCAAGGGCGCACAACGTATGCGTTGATCCGTGAAGGCGGGCCATTCCCGCATGACAAGGACGGATCGGTTTTTGGCAATCGCGAGCGGATATTGCCCGCCCAAAAGCGGGGCTATTACCGCGAGTACACCGTCAGAACACCAGGATCGCGCGACCGGGGAGCCCGGCGCATCGTATGTGGAGGCAAGCCCCGGGTTCCGGACGCGTGCTACTACACCGGCGACCACTACGCCAGTTTTCGCGAGATCGTCGAATGA
- a CDS encoding barstar family protein, which yields MQTPLRKDLETPLRGVRNNIVQSIRAFRVQDLQDAATALGHHFLYANLAHAQSKQDVLDLIAGQFTFPAHFGKNFDALYDCMTDPLHKSGPQPGFIVVLEQIPATGKFDKEAREQLLDIFRDAADYWADRKIPFRCFYSFL from the coding sequence ATGCAGACGCCACTTCGTAAAGACCTGGAAACGCCACTGCGTGGCGTTCGCAACAACATCGTGCAGTCCATTCGCGCTTTTCGCGTGCAGGACCTGCAGGACGCGGCCACCGCCCTGGGTCATCATTTCTTGTACGCCAACCTGGCCCATGCACAGTCCAAACAGGACGTACTGGACCTGATTGCCGGGCAATTCACCTTTCCGGCGCATTTCGGAAAGAACTTCGATGCGTTGTATGACTGCATGACAGACCCCCTGCATAAATCGGGCCCACAGCCTGGTTTCATCGTGGTGCTGGAGCAGATTCCTGCCACGGGCAAGTTCGACAAGGAAGCGCGCGAGCAACTGCTCGACATCTTCCGCGACGCGGCGGACTACTGGGCTGATCGCAAGATTCCGTTCCGGTGTTTCTATTCTTTTCTGTAG
- a CDS encoding peptidylprolyl isomerase, whose amino-acid sequence MNRSAIALVLATLASVAAQGAFAQGLRPAGTSPAKGAGLSRPATVPSITLPAAGAVSTAPRSADFIVAVVNSEPVTNFEVRSRLARAEAQLAKQGGAMPPRDLIAREVLERVILEKVQLQQARESGIKVDDYAVSQAEQNVARQNDMEVEGLYKRLAQDGMSKERFREELRNQLLLQRLREREVESRVKVSDLDVDQYLREEQKGTDIASMEINLGHVLVLVPENATPTQVAERKARAQQAADKVRAGEDFAAVAREFSDAPEGTRAGGLLGLRPADRYPELFVNSTLGQPVGAIVGPVRSPAGFHVLKVVERVNAGVPTTVVQSHARHILLRTGPQLSESAAAARLAEYRRRVQAGQADFAALAREHSQDGSSKEGGDLGWANPGRYVPEFEQALDTLKPGDISEPVVSRFGVHLIQLLERREAKLTQREQRDMARSVVREKKLDEAYANWAKELRGRAYVEYREPPQ is encoded by the coding sequence ATGAATCGCAGTGCAATCGCCCTGGTTCTTGCTACCTTGGCCTCCGTGGCCGCGCAAGGCGCTTTTGCGCAGGGCCTGCGCCCTGCTGGCACATCGCCCGCCAAGGGCGCCGGGCTGTCTCGTCCGGCCACTGTCCCGTCGATCACCCTGCCTGCGGCGGGTGCCGTCAGCACAGCGCCCCGCTCTGCCGACTTCATCGTGGCAGTGGTCAATTCCGAGCCCGTGACGAATTTCGAAGTGCGCTCGCGCCTTGCACGGGCCGAGGCCCAATTGGCCAAACAGGGTGGTGCCATGCCGCCGCGCGACCTGATTGCGCGCGAAGTCCTTGAGCGTGTCATCCTTGAAAAAGTGCAGCTGCAGCAGGCCCGTGAATCGGGCATCAAGGTGGACGACTACGCCGTCTCGCAGGCCGAGCAGAACGTGGCCCGCCAGAACGACATGGAGGTGGAAGGCCTCTACAAACGCCTGGCCCAGGACGGCATGAGCAAAGAGCGGTTCCGTGAAGAGCTGCGCAACCAGTTGCTTTTGCAGCGCCTGCGTGAGCGCGAGGTGGAATCCCGCGTGAAGGTGTCCGACCTGGATGTCGACCAATACCTGCGCGAAGAGCAAAAAGGCACCGACATCGCATCGATGGAGATCAACCTGGGCCATGTGCTGGTGCTGGTGCCTGAAAACGCCACCCCCACCCAGGTGGCAGAACGCAAGGCACGTGCGCAGCAGGCCGCAGACAAGGTGCGCGCGGGCGAAGACTTTGCCGCTGTTGCGCGCGAATTTTCCGATGCCCCCGAGGGAACACGTGCCGGCGGCTTGCTCGGCCTGCGCCCCGCAGATCGATATCCTGAGCTGTTTGTGAACTCCACGCTGGGCCAGCCCGTGGGGGCCATCGTGGGCCCGGTTCGTTCGCCCGCCGGATTTCACGTGCTCAAGGTCGTGGAACGGGTCAACGCGGGGGTGCCGACCACCGTGGTTCAGAGCCATGCGCGCCACATCCTGCTGCGCACCGGCCCCCAGCTCTCCGAGAGCGCCGCCGCCGCGCGGCTGGCTGAGTACCGCCGCCGTGTGCAGGCGGGCCAGGCCGACTTTGCAGCCCTGGCGCGCGAACACTCACAAGACGGCAGCTCCAAAGAGGGCGGCGACCTGGGCTGGGCCAATCCCGGCCGCTATGTGCCCGAGTTCGAGCAGGCGCTGGACACCCTCAAGCCCGGGGATATCAGCGAGCCGGTGGTGTCCCGCTTTGGGGTGCACCTGATTCAGCTGCTGGAGCGCCGCGAAGCCAAGCTCACCCAGCGCGAGCAACGCGACATGGCGCGCAGCGTGGTGCGCGAGAAGAAGCTCGACGAGGCCTACGCCAACTGGGCTAAGGAGCTGCGTGGCCGCGCGTATGTGGAATACCGAGAGCCTCCGCAATGA